In the Budorcas taxicolor isolate Tak-1 chromosome 1, Takin1.1, whole genome shotgun sequence genome, CCGGATTCTGAGGACAGCAGCCCAGTTGATAAGGACTTTCAAATGTTAGAATGAGaaagggcaactgagcctgtctCCACCACGAGTAGGGCTTTGGAGATAGAAAGGTGTGTTCCCAGTTAAAGGTGGGCAAACAGCAGAGCCAGGCTGAGACTCGCCCCTCCCGACGGAGTCCGGGGCACTTCTTTGGTAATATTTCGCTGGATGAAGCCACACATTACGCGTCTTTTAAAATCCCCGATGGAGCCATGTCCTGTACTTGAAACTGAGCCAGAATCAGCTGACCTTTGTCCCTGAGGCAAAGACCTGGTTCAGGAGCTCAGTCCAGGAACATAAGGAGAGAGTGGATCTGAGCTCTTCTAAAGTAGGAAACCTCACGTTGCACCTCAGATCCGTCAGAGCCGGGAGACACTGCCACACCCAGCTCACTGCGACAGCAGAGATGGATCTGGACATGAAGGTGTGGAAGCGAATATTCCAGGAATTAATTCGGGAGGTGAAGCCGTGGCACACATGGCAACTCACACTGGACAAAAGCCTTCTTCCTAACATGCTGAAGCCAGGGTGGGCACAATACCAGCAGTGGACCTTCGCCTGGTGAGTAGGGAGTACGATGGTAATATTCCAGAAAATTCTTGCTCATTTCTTCTTACTTCATACACTCATTACTTTTCTTCTGCTCATGCTTGTAAATTGGAGATTACAGGAAGGTGCCCATCATCCAAGATGCTTCAggttcattaaatttttttccttattacacTGGACTGCAAGATGAAAGCAAGACTGAGCTAAtgcccagagagagaaaaaagaagctgTGAGCAGTGAGGGTAAGAAGCAgtgaggaaaagagaaggggaggaagggaggctaTTGCCCTCAACTGCACAAAAGCTGGATGAGCAAGGCTTAGGGcacatgtcccctgctttggggaCACCTGGGATCCAACACAGAGTCTGCGGGGGAGAGACTCTGTGGGCTAAGACCCCCTCAGAGAAGGGGCGGAGGGCGGTGAGGAGCTGAGCAACACACAGCAAACCTTGCCCCTCTCTACTCGGAGCTAATGgagtctttttattttgtctgttGATTTATTTCTGCCTGTGCTGGTCTTCACTGCTCttgtacaggcttctcactgcagtgggttctcttgttgcagagcacacgctgtaggcacgtgggcttcagaagttgcagcacatggactcagtagtggTGGCGACAGGCTTGAGatactctgaggcatgtgggatcttccccaaccagggattgaacccatgacccctgcactggcaggcagattcctatccattgCAACACTGTAGAAGTCTGATGGAGTCTTTTAAAAGTAGGACCTTCTGAGGTCATTCAAAGTCTAGCCCTCTCTTTTCCAGTTGGGAGAGTGGAACCtccagggttgggggtgggggcctgggaCTCTATCCCGGAACTGGGGTTGTGCTCAATCCCTTTTCCGGGAGAGGgtccaggcagaggaagcagagctcTTCTCTCCTGGTGGTGTACGTTTTCCCAGGCCAGGAGCATCACAGCAGAGTCTCAGCTCACTCCTtacagtctggaggctggaagtccaagatcaaggtgccagcttCTCTTCTGGGCCACAGGCTTCTTGTTGTGTCCTTACATGGCAGAAGGAGCTGAGGTGCTCTGCGGGCTTGCTTCTGTAGGAGCACTAATCTCAGACatcctaatcacctcccaaaggcttcactttctaacaccatcacCTTGGGTGTTAGGATCCCAACGTGGGAATTTGGGGGGTACACAAACATTTAGACTGCAGCATTTATCCACATCCACTTGTATCTATTTGAGGATTTCAGTTCAGGGTTCCTGGGGCTCTTGCACGCGTAGTCTCTGATCCACTTACATCTACATGTGAGGAAGCCTTGGTTTGGGGTCAAGAGACTGGAGCTCCAGTCCTGGCTCTTCCACCTGCTGGGTCTCCGGGCATGACACGTTGCCAGGGTgtgcctcatctctaaaatgattaCACTGGACTTGGAATTTGCCCAAAGTCCCTTCCAGCTCCAAGGGTTTGTGATTTGCTGTTTTCATGGCAGACATACCCATGGGTCACACTCTGTGTCGGTGGCACAATGGAGATAGGAACATGGGGCTCAGGATTTCTTCCCCGCTAACCCACAACCCCTATCAAATCACGTCTCTGCATGTCCTTCCCACACAGCCCACAGCTTGGTCATACTGAGCCAGGTTATGGATCTTGTCTTCTGTCTCCATAGGTTCCAGTGCTCCTTGTGCTCTCGAAACTGGGCCTCTGCCCAAGTTCAGGTCCTTTTCCACATGCACTGGAGTGAGGGGGAATCCAGGGGGCAGGTGAAGATGAGAGTTTTTGCCCAGAGATGTCAGAAGTGCGCCCAGCCTTTGTTTGAGGTTCCCGAGTTCACAGAAGAGAACATCTCAAGGATCCTGAACAACCTGGTGTTGCAAATTCTGAAGAAATGCTATAGAGAAGGAATTAAGTTCGTGAAGAGTCCTATGATTAAAGACATTGCTCTCAAAGGGCCACATAACAGTGATAACTGCGAGGCATGTCTGCAGGGCGTTTGTGTCCAGAATGACATAGGTCTGGCCATGCAGTCACCAATAGCTCTGCCATTTCCCACAATAAGCTCGCCCACCCTTGGGATCACCGCTGAAATGCCTCCCACGAGTGGAAGCACCAGAGGGGAAGcagtgaagaaaaagaaggtaTTACCCAGATCGTGGTTTCCTGAGCCCACACCAGCTGAGAGCCTCCCTACTTTGTGGAGCCCAAGAACGAACACCAGCTtccagagggagagaagagaccAGGATTCCTCCTGCGATCAGAGCTTCTATTCCCACCCAGCCCAGCATCCCAGGAGCACACGCATGCGCTGCTGCTGTTTCATCCTAATTTTAATTGTAATTATAATCATCATCGTAACTGTAATTGTGGTAGAAGTCACTATCTGAGCCTCGAAATCTTGATCAGTGAGTTTATAAAATCAGACACACAGTCATCTACTGTATAATCCCACTGACGCAAAATATTCAGATTAGGTAAAtctagagacaggaagtagatttAGGGATGCCAATCAAAGCACAGGGAAAGGAGAAATGGTGGACAACTATATAATCTGTATGGTTTTTGGGGGGGGTGACCAAAATATTTTAGAGGTGATGGCTGTATAATACTGTGAATGTACCAAATGCGCCTGCACTGTTCACTTTGAAACGGTTAATTTAATGTAAAGCTCAcctcaatgaaaaaaaaacaaaaatactgcaATTTCATTCATTCTCTGCAGAACTGAGACTGAGGCGTTTATGGCTCATGGAACCATTTGGAAATCTCATGCAACCCGGGGGCCCTTTCATCAGAAAATTTCGCACAGACCCTCTATTGTCAGTCTGTGGAGGTGTTTGCTGTTCAAAGCATTTGCCTGAAAATCCAGGTTCTAAGACAGAGGTCTCCACTGAGGAGCTAACACACAGCTGAGGGGTGAGGCAGGAAGCTCCGCCAAGGTCGGCAGTTATCCTTCCAAGGTCCATTTAACTTATTCTTTGTACTTTACTATTTCTTGTCACATGTTTTGTAATGTATGTTATTAGCAGAATGGGATAGTgatgcaataaataaatacacacccatttggtgtgtgtgttcagtttctCATTGACAGGGTTGCACAATCAAAATCAtcagggtggtggggggggggggggcggcggggaaCCCTGCTCTGAAGGACCAAGGGTGGAAGCCTGTGCATGGATTCTCAGCTAGATTCTGAAATCCAGTTGTTTTTGTACAAGTTTGCTGTTCTGATTAATGAGAACTATCTTAAGACTCATTCTCACATCTTCTTTTAAATGTAGAAATAGGAATCCTCCCATTTACATAgctaaaatgaaagcaaaagtcaTTTACAGCAAATGCTCCTTTTCCCTTaccctcatccccttctccatccGTCTGCCCCCCTCATCAGTGTCAGTGGTTCCTGCAAGCACAGGGTTGGTCTGGTCTAGCCCCAGCCTGCAGGCTGCTCCCTCTGGGGCAATCTCTACAACTACTTCACTTTGCAAAACTGAAGCTTTGTAGCCGTTAAACAACAACTCCCCCTTTTTCCTTCCCCCTAGGCCCTGCTAACCAACATTCTTCTGtccatttctttaaatttgaCTACTTTAGACTACATATacctcatatatgtggaattatATAGTGTTTGTCTTCTTGTAACCggttcatttcacttagcataattccctcaaggttcacccatgttgtagtGTGTGACAGGACTTCACTTCCTTACTGGGGCTGAATCATTTTCCACTCTATGTatgtaccatattttgtttatccagtcatctgttgatagacacgtgggttgcttccatctcttggATGCTGGAACTAGTGCTTCTGTGAACTTGGGTGCACAAATATCTCTTGAGACTCTGCTTACAactcttttggatatatactctGAAATGGAACTGCAAGATCATACgataattctattttaattttctgaggaacctccaaactgttccgtaactgtaccattttacaatccCAACATAAGgattccaatttcttcacattctagccaacatttatttcatttattttgttttttccttaatatgTAATCACCATATCAatggtgtaaggtgatatcttatagtatttttgatttgcatttctagacAATGCATTTTTTTATGATGAAAGTTTAATTTTCCAAGGCAATATCAGAAATAATATTTGTAAGAACTCAGCACAGAGATAACTACTGGGAACACAACCCAAATGTATGGGTAAATCTTTCACAGACTTGAGCACAGTCTACATACCTGTATTAGACAAGTTGCCATTAGACTTAAATAGCAGGACAAGACAGAGAACACACACGCCTAAGAAACAAGCGTGTAAGAGAAATGAGGGAGTCCCACAGCCCATACACACCTGGACGCTGGGTGACCAGTGAGGCGGGGAAGGTATGCTGGATCATTACCATAAAAAGGGTtcaggccttccctgatggctcagtggtaaagaatccacctgccagctcAGGACACACTGGTTccctccctggtctgggaagatcccatacgcCTCATAGCAACTAAAActcctgtgccacaactattgagccggtgcccaggagccacaactactgcacCCACATGCCATAGCTTCTAAATGtgcgtgccctggagcccatgttctacaacaagaaaagccaccacaacaagaaatctgcacaccacaactagagagcagccccggctcaccacaactacagaaaaagcctgacagcaacaaagacctagcacagccaaaaataaagcacaaaatcaaacatttttaattaaaattgtttttaaaaaggaggttCCTAGTGGAAAGCAAATCATCAAATCTTAAAGTGGGATCAGCCTTAAAGATTGTCTTTTCCACCTCTATTTTTTGCAGGTGGGGAAAATAAGACTCCCCCAAAGGGAAGTGATTTTTCTCAGGACAGTACAGTGCATTTATAAAAGAGCTGGCCTTGCAATCCCGGCTCCTTGAGTTCCAGTGTTGACTATTGGTCCCTTCAGGAG is a window encoding:
- the RTP3 gene encoding receptor-transporting protein 3 translates to MDLDMKVWKRIFQELIREVKPWHTWQLTLDKSLLPNMLKPGWAQYQQWTFAWFQCSLCSRNWASAQVQVLFHMHWSEGESRGQVKMRVFAQRCQKCAQPLFEVPEFTEENISRILNNLVLQILKKCYREGIKFVKSPMIKDIALKGPHNSDNCEACLQGVCVQNDIGLAMQSPIALPFPTISSPTLGITAEMPPTSGSTRGEAVKKKKVLPRSWFPEPTPAESLPTLWSPRTNTSFQRERRDQDSSCDQSFYSHPAQHPRSTRMRCCCFILILIVIIIIIVTVIVVEVTI